The following are encoded in a window of Sinomonas cyclohexanicum genomic DNA:
- a CDS encoding TetR/AcrR family transcriptional regulator: MSTEPRASTARSPRLPRDERRAQLLAAALEVFAANGYHGAAMDEIAEAAQVSKPVLYQHFPSKRELYIALLDSHLGSLTDLMKAALASTEDNRERVNAVIRAYFDFIAADDQAHRLVFQSDLVNDPDVASRLETFNRGFSEAIAEVIASDTKLPLVEAQLLGRGLAGMAQVSARYWLEKSSSLEIEVAADLVSRLAWKGISRFPKEA; the protein is encoded by the coding sequence GTGAGCACCGAACCGCGGGCATCCACGGCCCGCTCCCCCAGACTCCCACGCGACGAGCGGCGGGCACAGCTCCTCGCGGCCGCCCTCGAGGTCTTCGCCGCGAACGGTTACCACGGTGCCGCGATGGACGAGATCGCCGAGGCCGCCCAGGTCAGCAAGCCCGTCCTGTACCAGCACTTCCCGTCGAAGCGGGAGCTGTACATCGCTTTGCTGGACAGCCATCTCGGGTCGCTCACTGACCTCATGAAGGCCGCCCTCGCCTCGACCGAGGACAACCGCGAGCGCGTCAATGCGGTGATCCGCGCGTACTTCGACTTCATCGCCGCCGACGACCAGGCGCACCGCCTGGTCTTCCAGTCCGACCTCGTCAACGATCCCGACGTCGCCTCTCGGCTCGAGACCTTCAACCGCGGCTTCTCGGAGGCCATCGCCGAAGTCATCGCCTCGGACACCAAGCTCCCCCTGGTCGAGGCGCAGCTGCTCGGGCGCGGTCTGGCCGGCATGGCCCAGGTCAGCGCCAGGTACTGGCTCGAGAAGTCGTCCTCGCTCGAGATCGAGGTCGCGGCGGACCTCGTCTCACGTCTCGCGTGGAAGGGAATCTCGCGGTTCCCCAAAGAGGCCTAA
- the thiE gene encoding thiamine phosphate synthase — MLPTDAQLYVCTDARRDRGDFEDFLDAAFSGGVDIIQLRDKQIEAAEELELLQVLRAVAERHGKLWAVNDRADVALLSGAPVFHVGQKDLPLPAIRSVVDDSVLVGLSTHSPEQVDAAIAGAGRDGARLDYFCTGPLWATPTKPGRSAVGLGLVEHAARREREARGAAYDSGAALQRAPLPWFAIGGIDHSNVAQAVEAGASRIVVVRAVTDADDPADAAARLRAELPALAREPRA, encoded by the coding sequence ATGCTCCCCACCGACGCCCAGCTTTACGTGTGCACCGACGCCCGCCGCGACCGCGGCGACTTCGAGGACTTCCTCGACGCGGCGTTCTCCGGCGGCGTGGACATCATCCAGCTGCGGGACAAGCAGATCGAGGCGGCCGAGGAGCTCGAGCTCCTGCAGGTGCTCCGAGCAGTGGCCGAGCGGCACGGCAAGCTGTGGGCCGTCAACGACCGAGCGGACGTCGCCCTGCTCTCCGGAGCCCCCGTGTTCCATGTGGGCCAGAAGGACCTTCCGCTGCCGGCCATCCGCAGCGTCGTGGACGATTCCGTGCTCGTGGGCCTCTCCACCCACTCGCCGGAGCAGGTCGACGCGGCCATCGCCGGTGCGGGCAGGGACGGAGCCCGTCTGGACTACTTCTGCACGGGCCCTCTGTGGGCCACGCCGACCAAGCCGGGACGCTCCGCCGTCGGGCTCGGCCTCGTGGAGCACGCGGCGCGCCGCGAGCGCGAGGCGCGCGGCGCAGCGTACGACTCCGGCGCCGCGCTCCAACGTGCCCCCCTGCCCTGGTTCGCCATCGGCGGCATCGACCACTCGAACGTGGCCCAGGCCGTCGAGGCGGGGGCGAGCCGGATCGTCGTCGTGCGCGCCGTCACCGACGCCGACGATCCCGCCGACGCCGCAGCCCGCCTCCGCGCGGAGCTCCCGGCGCTCGCACGCGAACCCCGCGCATGA
- a CDS encoding FG-GAP repeat domain-containing protein has translation MTALPRQFRRAATVAAIALGAASLPFTAAHADYPNAPVIRGEATVGATLSVTVDPTTFKGCGSGAGPDYRINWTRDGAPVPTGADPTKYTLTTADRGTSLTVVVSSNPPCAAMTISSAPTSPVADANRNVGFTSRGTAELLARTASGDLMLYPRSAAGWETPRTIGAGWNTFDLVFSPGDFTGDGAIDVMGRTPDGTLWLYPGDGHGGLGAGKAIGWGWNAFDQIVAAGDFTGDGTNDLLARDRNGGLFLYPGNGHGGWGTPSQVGWGWGGFDAITVTGDFDGRPARDVLARDRNGGLFLYAGDGHGGWRGTGTQVGEGWDVMSRIGGAGDFTADSVPDLWAIDNAGTLWAYEPDGSGGWAGSQEIGWGWGGFTIVS, from the coding sequence ATGACTGCCCTGCCCCGCCAGTTCCGCCGAGCGGCCACCGTCGCCGCCATCGCCTTGGGCGCGGCATCGCTGCCCTTCACTGCGGCCCATGCCGACTACCCGAACGCGCCAGTGATCCGCGGCGAGGCCACCGTCGGAGCGACGCTGTCAGTCACCGTCGACCCCACGACGTTCAAGGGCTGCGGCTCCGGGGCGGGCCCAGACTACCGGATCAATTGGACGCGCGACGGCGCCCCGGTGCCCACCGGGGCAGATCCGACGAAGTACACTCTCACCACGGCCGACCGGGGCACGAGCCTGACGGTGGTCGTCTCGTCCAACCCGCCCTGCGCGGCCATGACGATCAGCAGCGCGCCGACCTCCCCGGTGGCTGACGCGAACCGGAACGTGGGCTTCACCTCCCGCGGGACGGCGGAGCTGCTGGCCCGTACGGCCTCCGGGGACCTCATGCTGTATCCGCGCAGCGCCGCCGGCTGGGAGACGCCGCGCACCATTGGCGCCGGCTGGAACACCTTCGACCTCGTGTTCTCGCCCGGGGACTTCACCGGCGACGGCGCCATCGACGTCATGGGGCGCACTCCGGACGGCACGCTGTGGCTCTATCCGGGCGACGGCCACGGCGGGCTCGGCGCGGGCAAGGCGATCGGCTGGGGCTGGAACGCCTTCGACCAGATCGTCGCCGCCGGGGACTTCACCGGCGACGGCACCAATGACCTCCTCGCCCGGGACCGCAACGGTGGCCTGTTCCTCTACCCCGGGAACGGCCACGGCGGCTGGGGCACGCCCTCCCAGGTGGGGTGGGGGTGGGGAGGCTTCGACGCCATCACCGTGACCGGTGACTTCGACGGCCGGCCGGCCCGGGACGTACTCGCCCGCGACCGGAACGGTGGCCTGTTCCTGTACGCCGGGGACGGGCATGGCGGCTGGCGCGGCACGGGAACGCAGGTCGGCGAAGGCTGGGACGTGATGTCGCGCATCGGCGGCGCAGGAGACTTCACTGCGGACAGCGTGCCGGATCTGTGGGCCATCGACAACGCCGGAACGCTCTGGGCCTATGAACCCGACGGCTCCGGCGGGTGGGCCGGCTCCCAGGAGATCGGCTGGGGCTGGGGCGGGTTCACGATCGTGTCCTGA
- a CDS encoding prephenate dehydratase gives MTTVAYQGEPGANSHMAALEAFPEVETLACATFEDAFNAVTSGSADLAMIPIDNTVAGRVADIHVLLPDTSLQIIGEHFLRIRFSLMGVPGATIEGAREVHSHVHALAQCRGFIRAHGLTPVVAGDTAGSAREVSEWGDPTRLSIAPPLAAERYGLTVLASDIEDEKHNTTRFVVLAPPRAYPQAGTDQYVTSFVFRVRNIPAALYKALGGFATNGVNMTRLESYMVEGRFAATMFMVDVEGHPDEPALARALEELAFFSTEVRVLGVFPAHPRRFGAHTG, from the coding sequence ATGACGACGGTCGCCTACCAGGGCGAGCCCGGCGCCAACTCCCACATGGCGGCACTCGAGGCCTTCCCGGAGGTGGAGACGCTCGCCTGCGCGACGTTCGAGGACGCATTCAACGCCGTGACCTCGGGCTCTGCGGATCTCGCGATGATCCCGATCGACAACACGGTGGCCGGCCGCGTCGCGGACATCCACGTGCTCCTGCCGGACACCAGCCTGCAGATCATCGGCGAGCACTTCCTGCGCATCCGGTTCTCCCTCATGGGCGTTCCGGGCGCCACGATCGAGGGGGCGCGCGAGGTGCACAGCCACGTGCACGCTCTCGCCCAGTGCCGCGGCTTCATCCGGGCCCACGGTCTCACCCCCGTGGTCGCGGGTGACACGGCCGGATCGGCGCGCGAGGTCTCCGAGTGGGGCGACCCCACCAGGCTCTCGATTGCGCCCCCGCTCGCGGCAGAGCGCTACGGACTCACGGTCCTCGCCAGTGACATCGAGGACGAGAAGCACAACACCACCCGGTTCGTGGTGCTGGCTCCCCCACGCGCCTACCCGCAGGCCGGCACAGACCAGTACGTGACGAGCTTCGTCTTCCGTGTGCGCAACATCCCCGCCGCGCTGTACAAGGCGCTCGGCGGATTCGCGACCAACGGGGTCAACATGACCCGGCTCGAGAGCTACATGGTGGAGGGCAGGTTCGCGGCCACGATGTTCATGGTCGACGTCGAGGGCCACCCCGACGAGCCCGCCCTGGCCCGGGCACTCGAGGAGCTCGCCTTCTTCTCGACCGAGGTGAGGGTCCTCGGGGTCTTCCCCGCGCACCCGCGGCGTTTCGGGGCCCACACGGGCTAG
- a CDS encoding type I restriction enzyme HsdR N-terminal domain-containing protein produces MDHRPGVDGSGRPVRPAAGRTAETVHRRCSGTGSGVGASSRRAGSAGGTGARTPRWEDAARQQALDAVRRFETPLKELLERDANEGDTRLLVTDMLCEGLGYDKFADLTTEYMVRQDFADYGVRIDKQLVAFIEVKRISQKLNERHLRQIQMYAVNEGIEWMILTNGRHWEVYHLTGGLPVVIDLVFVVDLLGPEPAEEKAGLLYYLHHDSLKRRQIENVWKHSAATSPGVVLESLLSDGVLDVLRRDIKRKTGTGTDLDTLREVLRGEVINPKALSRWDTGN; encoded by the coding sequence GTGGATCATCGCCCAGGCGTCGATGGGAGTGGCCGACCCGTACGGCCAGCTGCCGGACGAACTGCGGAGACCGTCCACCGTCGATGCAGCGGAACCGGATCGGGAGTCGGTGCCAGCTCTCGTCGAGCCGGAAGCGCGGGCGGCACGGGCGCGAGGACGCCGCGCTGGGAGGACGCCGCTCGGCAGCAGGCTCTTGACGCGGTCCGCCGATTCGAAACGCCGCTCAAGGAGCTCCTCGAGCGGGACGCCAATGAGGGCGACACCCGCCTCCTCGTCACCGACATGCTCTGCGAAGGGCTCGGCTACGACAAGTTCGCCGACCTGACGACCGAGTACATGGTCAGGCAGGATTTTGCCGACTACGGTGTGCGGATCGACAAGCAGCTCGTGGCCTTCATCGAGGTGAAGCGGATCAGCCAGAAGCTCAATGAGCGGCACCTGAGGCAGATCCAGATGTACGCGGTCAACGAGGGCATCGAGTGGATGATCCTCACCAATGGCCGGCATTGGGAGGTCTACCACCTGACCGGCGGCCTGCCGGTCGTCATCGATCTCGTGTTCGTGGTCGACCTGCTTGGCCCGGAGCCGGCCGAGGAGAAGGCGGGCCTGCTGTACTACCTCCACCATGACTCACTGAAGCGGCGCCAGATCGAGAATGTCTGGAAGCACAGTGCGGCGACGTCGCCCGGCGTCGTCCTCGAGTCCCTGCTGTCCGACGGGGTACTGGATGTGCTCCGCCGGGACATCAAGCGCAAGACGGGAACCGGGACCGACCTCGATACTCTGCGGGAGGTGCTCCGGGGCGAGGTGATCAACCCGAAGGCCCTCAGCCGGTGGGACACCGGGAACTGA
- the moeB gene encoding molybdopterin-synthase adenylyltransferase MoeB: MAASQTPTLPPLVEPAPELTPEEVQRYSRHVIIPEIGEVGQRRLKNAKVLVMGAGGLGSPALLYLAAAGVGTLGIVDDDSVELSNLQRQVIHSVSDVGRPKAESARDAVLGINPHVDVRLHPVHLDSSNALEIFSGYDLILDGTDNFATRYLVNDAAAILGKPYVWGSIFRFDGQVSVFWEKHGPTYRDVFPEPPPAGSVPSCGEGGVFGMLCAAIGASMVTEAVKLITGVGTTLLGRVQLYDALTATWREIRVAKDPDAAPVTELADYEAFCGVAPAASPGTDRAVTAPQLATMLAARDAGLSDFELIDVREAGEASIVSIPGARLIPQGRLLSGEAWDEVPRDREVVFHCKGGVRSANVLAAALEAGFANVKHLDGGVLAWVREVEPDKPVY, from the coding sequence ATGGCCGCATCGCAGACCCCCACGCTCCCGCCCCTCGTGGAGCCGGCGCCGGAGCTCACGCCAGAGGAAGTGCAGCGCTACTCGCGCCACGTCATCATCCCCGAAATCGGCGAGGTGGGGCAGCGGCGGCTCAAGAACGCCAAGGTCCTCGTGATGGGGGCCGGCGGGCTCGGCTCGCCCGCCCTCCTGTACCTCGCCGCCGCTGGGGTCGGCACGCTCGGCATTGTCGACGACGACTCCGTGGAACTGTCCAACCTCCAGCGGCAGGTCATCCACTCCGTCTCCGACGTGGGCCGCCCCAAGGCGGAGTCCGCCCGCGACGCGGTGCTGGGGATCAACCCGCATGTCGACGTCCGGCTGCACCCGGTGCACCTCGACTCCTCCAACGCCCTCGAGATCTTCTCCGGTTACGACCTGATCCTGGATGGCACGGACAACTTCGCCACCCGGTACCTCGTCAACGACGCGGCCGCGATCCTCGGCAAGCCCTACGTGTGGGGCTCGATCTTCCGGTTCGACGGCCAAGTCAGTGTCTTCTGGGAGAAGCACGGCCCCACGTACCGCGACGTGTTCCCGGAGCCGCCGCCCGCCGGATCGGTGCCCTCCTGCGGGGAGGGCGGCGTGTTCGGGATGCTCTGCGCGGCCATCGGCGCCTCGATGGTCACCGAGGCCGTCAAGCTCATCACGGGGGTCGGCACCACACTGCTGGGCCGCGTCCAGCTCTACGACGCCCTCACGGCCACCTGGCGGGAGATCCGCGTGGCCAAGGACCCCGACGCGGCGCCTGTCACGGAGCTTGCGGACTACGAGGCGTTCTGCGGGGTCGCCCCCGCGGCGTCGCCCGGCACGGACCGGGCCGTCACCGCGCCGCAGCTGGCCACGATGCTCGCCGCGCGTGACGCCGGGCTCAGCGACTTCGAGCTCATCGACGTGCGCGAGGCCGGCGAGGCCTCGATCGTCTCGATCCCGGGGGCCCGGCTCATCCCCCAAGGGCGCCTGCTCTCTGGCGAGGCCTGGGACGAGGTGCCCAGGGACCGGGAGGTCGTCTTCCACTGCAAGGGCGGGGTCCGCTCGGCGAACGTCCTCGCGGCCGCGCTCGAGGCGGGCTTCGCGAACGTCAAGCACCTCGACGGCGGCGTCCTCGCGTGGGTCCGCGAGGTGGAGCCGGACAAGCCGGTCTACTGA
- a CDS encoding thiazole synthase, protein MHTKGPELEAADPFVVDGVALGSRLIMGTGGAPSLDGLGDALEASGTELTTVAMRRYSPAEQGSLFSLLIQKGIRVLPNTAGCFTARDAVLTAELAREALETDWVKLEVIADETTLLPDAIELADATEQLTNRGFKVFAYTNDDPVLARRLEQLGAVAVMPLGAPIGTGLGILNPHNIELIVARAGVPVVLDAGIGTASDAALAMELGCDAVLLATAVTRAQDPVRMARAFRHAVVAGRLAAQAGRIPRREHALASSPMEGRAQFL, encoded by the coding sequence ATGCACACGAAGGGACCGGAGCTCGAGGCCGCGGATCCGTTCGTCGTGGACGGAGTCGCACTCGGCTCGCGGCTCATCATGGGCACGGGCGGTGCCCCGAGCCTCGACGGGCTCGGCGACGCGCTCGAGGCGTCCGGCACCGAGCTGACCACCGTGGCCATGCGGCGGTACTCCCCGGCGGAGCAGGGATCGCTGTTCAGCCTGCTCATTCAGAAGGGCATCCGCGTGCTGCCCAACACGGCAGGGTGCTTCACGGCGCGGGACGCGGTCCTCACCGCCGAACTCGCCCGCGAGGCCCTCGAGACCGATTGGGTCAAGCTCGAGGTCATCGCGGACGAGACGACGCTCCTCCCGGACGCGATCGAGCTCGCCGATGCGACGGAGCAGCTCACCAACCGCGGCTTCAAGGTGTTCGCGTACACGAACGACGACCCTGTCCTGGCCCGCCGCCTCGAGCAGCTCGGTGCCGTGGCGGTCATGCCGCTCGGCGCCCCCATCGGGACCGGGCTCGGCATCCTCAACCCGCACAACATCGAGCTCATCGTGGCTCGGGCCGGCGTGCCTGTGGTGCTCGACGCCGGCATTGGCACCGCCTCCGACGCGGCGCTCGCCATGGAGCTCGGGTGCGACGCCGTGCTGCTGGCCACCGCCGTGACCCGCGCGCAGGACCCGGTGCGGATGGCACGTGCGTTCCGGCACGCCGTCGTCGCCGGGCGGCTCGCGGCCCAGGCGGGTCGCATCCCGCGCCGCGAGCACGCCCTTGCCTCAAGCCCGATGGAGGGCCGCGCGCAGTTCCTGTGA
- a CDS encoding FG-GAP repeat domain-containing protein, translated as MSLHTPPSHRPLRRAAAVAGVVSAIIAALQGAPAATAADPPNPPVIKGDSNVGSSLVGSVDPASFRGCGQGAGPDFRTQWKRNGEVVYPPDQSGRFPLTLDDLGAQFTLSVEGNFSCWGQELTSAPTAPVGASIRNSGFTGRGTAELMARTADGTLLLYPRDTGWEPPQTVGPGWNTMDIILSPGDFNGDGTNDLLARAGDGTLYLYPGLGSNRFDAPSAVGWGWNRFDAILGVGDFSGDGVNDVLAREPGGDLYLYRGNGAGGWTGQPERVGTGWNSLSALTTPGNLDGTPGRDVVGRDAAGNLWLYSGNGSGGWSGSRVIGQGWGAMKAIGGAGDFNRDGYADIYAVDGSGILWAYYGDGSGGLGSAERIGEGWGGFTAIF; from the coding sequence ATGTCATTGCATACTCCACCATCGCACAGGCCCCTCCGACGGGCCGCCGCCGTTGCCGGCGTCGTCTCGGCAATCATTGCCGCGTTGCAGGGAGCGCCCGCCGCGACTGCAGCAGACCCCCCGAACCCGCCGGTGATCAAGGGCGACTCCAACGTCGGTTCCTCGCTCGTCGGGTCCGTTGACCCCGCCTCGTTCCGCGGCTGCGGCCAGGGGGCCGGGCCCGACTTCAGGACGCAATGGAAGAGGAACGGCGAGGTCGTCTACCCGCCCGACCAGTCGGGACGCTTTCCCCTCACTCTCGATGATCTGGGGGCCCAGTTCACCCTGAGCGTGGAGGGCAATTTCTCCTGCTGGGGCCAGGAGCTCACCAGTGCGCCGACTGCCCCCGTGGGCGCGTCGATTCGGAACAGCGGGTTCACGGGACGCGGGACCGCCGAGCTCATGGCCCGGACGGCAGACGGGACCCTGCTCCTCTATCCCCGGGACACCGGGTGGGAGCCACCGCAGACGGTCGGTCCGGGCTGGAACACCATGGATATCATCCTCTCTCCCGGCGACTTCAACGGAGACGGTACCAACGATCTCCTCGCCCGCGCCGGCGATGGGACGCTCTATCTCTACCCGGGCCTCGGCAGCAATAGGTTCGACGCACCTAGCGCCGTCGGCTGGGGATGGAACCGCTTCGACGCGATCCTCGGTGTGGGAGACTTCTCAGGCGATGGGGTCAACGACGTCTTGGCGCGCGAGCCCGGCGGAGACCTCTACCTCTACCGCGGCAATGGGGCAGGCGGCTGGACGGGCCAGCCCGAGCGCGTCGGCACCGGGTGGAACTCACTCTCCGCACTCACCACGCCCGGCAATCTGGACGGCACTCCCGGTCGGGACGTGGTCGGACGGGACGCCGCCGGGAACCTGTGGCTCTACAGTGGCAACGGCTCCGGCGGGTGGAGCGGCAGCCGTGTGATCGGCCAGGGCTGGGGCGCCATGAAGGCGATCGGCGGCGCCGGAGACTTCAATCGCGACGGCTACGCCGACATCTATGCGGTGGACGGGAGCGGCATCCTCTGGGCGTACTACGGCGACGGATCGGGGGGCCTTGGCAGCGCCGAGCGCATCGGCGAGGGCTGGGGCGGATTCACCGCCATCTTCTGA
- the thiS gene encoding sulfur carrier protein ThiS, translating into MQATDQLTVNGEARALPQPATVLALVAATTGRALGDDGKPADGGRLGVAVALNAEVVPRGSWASTALAAGDAVELVTAMQGG; encoded by the coding sequence ATGCAGGCCACCGACCAGCTGACCGTCAACGGCGAGGCGCGGGCGCTCCCGCAGCCTGCCACGGTGCTCGCCCTCGTGGCGGCCACGACCGGCCGCGCGCTCGGTGACGACGGGAAGCCCGCGGACGGCGGGCGGCTCGGCGTCGCCGTCGCGCTCAACGCCGAGGTGGTGCCCCGCGGGAGTTGGGCATCGACCGCACTCGCGGCGGGAGACGCCGTCGAACTCGTCACAGCAATGCAGGGAGGCTGA
- a CDS encoding 4a-hydroxytetrahydrobiopterin dehydratase, with translation MAHEPLTEEQVQRELEGLEGWTDVGGALATVYRLPSAAKALELIAAVGEVAEDLNHHPDLDWRYNRVIVRFSTHESDTAITLLDVEAAHRCSLRAAALDAVAQPERLRNA, from the coding sequence ATGGCACACGAGCCACTCACCGAGGAGCAGGTTCAGCGGGAGCTCGAGGGTCTGGAGGGGTGGACGGACGTGGGAGGGGCGCTCGCCACCGTCTACAGGCTGCCCAGCGCGGCCAAGGCGCTGGAGTTGATCGCCGCGGTCGGCGAGGTGGCCGAGGACCTCAACCACCATCCCGACCTCGACTGGCGCTACAACCGGGTCATCGTGCGGTTCAGCACCCACGAGTCGGACACCGCCATCACACTGCTGGACGTCGAGGCGGCCCACCGCTGTTCGCTGCGGGCCGCCGCGTTGGATGCCGTGGCGCAGCCTGAGAGGCTGCGGAACGCCTAG
- a CDS encoding DUF3107 domain-containing protein codes for MEIKIGIQNIGREIVLESAQDAEEVAKLVAEAIGGGKELRLEDEKGRQVIVPAGVIGYVELGVQEQRRVGFGAL; via the coding sequence GTGGAAATCAAGATCGGCATCCAGAACATCGGCCGCGAGATCGTCCTCGAATCCGCCCAGGATGCGGAAGAGGTCGCCAAGCTTGTCGCCGAGGCGATCGGCGGCGGCAAGGAGCTGCGGCTCGAGGATGAGAAGGGCCGTCAGGTGATCGTGCCCGCCGGTGTGATCGGCTATGTGGAGCTCGGCGTGCAGGAGCAGCGCCGCGTGGGCTTCGGCGCACTCTGA
- a CDS encoding FAD-dependent oxidoreductase: MESTGCVHSDVVPSDVIVVGAGVIGLGIAWEAARTGRRVTVVDPAPGSGASYAAAGMLAAVSEYHYQEEDLLGLMLRSAELWPSFAEAAGPDWGYLGTPTLCLAADAADRTAFADLRAAQEAHGLAVRPLTVRESRADEPLLAPGIAGAFRIEADHQVDPRRLVAALLARLVERSGEGAVVRARAASLLWEGPDGGGRVAGGAVPDGAVPDGAGPDGAGRVAGVVLDDGRELRAEETIVANGLGARELGGLPVVLPLRPVYGDILRLRVPERLRPLVTATVRGLVRGRPVYIVPREDGTVVIGATQREDGSDAVSAGGVYELLRDAQALVPAVAELELYETTARARPGTPDNAPLLGRVRTHDGEGPGAAGTVPGLIIATGFFRHGVLLTPVAAEVCAGLLAGRADPRWDAFLPDRFAPRLAGTPAAQAAATGGN; the protein is encoded by the coding sequence ATGGAGAGCACGGGCTGTGTCCACTCGGACGTCGTCCCATCTGACGTCATCGTGGTCGGCGCCGGGGTCATCGGGCTGGGCATCGCGTGGGAGGCCGCGCGGACCGGGCGACGCGTCACGGTGGTGGATCCCGCCCCGGGTTCGGGCGCCAGCTACGCCGCGGCGGGCATGCTCGCCGCCGTGAGCGAGTACCACTACCAGGAGGAGGACCTCCTCGGCCTCATGCTGCGCTCGGCCGAGCTCTGGCCCTCCTTCGCGGAGGCCGCTGGCCCGGACTGGGGGTACCTGGGCACCCCCACGCTGTGCCTCGCTGCCGACGCCGCCGACCGCACCGCGTTCGCCGACCTCCGGGCCGCCCAGGAGGCGCACGGCCTCGCGGTCCGGCCCCTGACAGTCCGCGAGTCCCGCGCCGATGAGCCCCTGCTGGCGCCCGGGATCGCCGGTGCGTTCCGGATCGAGGCCGACCACCAGGTGGACCCGCGTCGGCTCGTCGCCGCCCTGCTCGCACGGCTCGTGGAGCGCTCCGGCGAGGGTGCAGTTGTCCGGGCCCGCGCGGCGAGTCTCCTGTGGGAGGGACCCGACGGTGGCGGGCGAGTGGCCGGCGGCGCTGTGCCTGACGGCGCTGTGCCTGACGGCGCTGGGCCTGACGGCGCTGGGCGAGTGGCCGGCGTCGTGCTCGATGACGGGCGCGAGCTGCGCGCCGAGGAGACGATCGTGGCCAACGGGCTCGGCGCGCGCGAGCTGGGCGGGCTGCCCGTCGTCCTGCCGCTGCGGCCTGTCTACGGCGACATCCTGCGGCTGCGGGTGCCCGAGCGCCTCCGGCCGCTCGTGACCGCCACCGTGCGCGGGCTCGTACGCGGCAGGCCCGTGTACATCGTCCCGCGCGAGGATGGGACCGTAGTGATCGGCGCAACCCAGCGCGAGGACGGCTCCGACGCCGTGTCCGCCGGCGGCGTCTACGAGCTGCTGCGCGACGCCCAGGCGCTCGTGCCGGCCGTGGCCGAGCTCGAGCTGTACGAGACCACGGCCCGCGCGCGCCCCGGCACCCCGGACAACGCCCCGCTCCTCGGGCGCGTGCGGACGCACGACGGCGAGGGGCCCGGCGCTGCGGGCACCGTACCCGGGCTCATCATCGCCACGGGATTCTTCCGGCATGGAGTGCTGCTCACCCCCGTTGCCGCCGAGGTGTGCGCGGGGCTCCTCGCGGGTCGCGCCGACCCCAGATGGGACGCGTTCCTGCCAGACCGATTCGCCCCCCGCCTCGCGGGGACCCCGGCCGCGCAGGCGGCCGCGACAGGAGGGAACTGA